A window of Microtus pennsylvanicus isolate mMicPen1 chromosome 16, mMicPen1.hap1, whole genome shotgun sequence genomic DNA:
acagagacagagagaaagagagggaagaaacaaGATAGACCTTTTATTTAAACGAAAACACTTGTTATCTAAATAAGTCATGGATTCGTGGTTAGAGGCGTGGAAAATGATTCATATCTCAATCACCATCTCATCCCCACCAGGCACAGCCTGCCTGCCTGAGATACATTATTGTAACCTTCATAAGCTTCCAGGTTTCAAAGCTGAaatcacacatgaacacaaatgtCATTGCCATCACCACAACTAACTCCAAAGAGCATAACATCAATGTTTTCAAAACGATAAGAGCTTATTCACTGACATGTGTAGAAAGTCAACAAACATCACTATAGCTAACTCCAGTGTCAAAGCCTGGAATGGCAGGTTAAAAGACACCATATGAACCCAGAGCAGCCTGAGTCCAGAGGACACCTTGGACACAGCTGGGAAGAACTCTGCCACTGATTAGCTAGTCCTACCATGATTCCTATAGCTCATGAGAGCTTAAATTCTATTTATTAAATCTCCTAAAGTGATTGGTAAACTCCCTTATATTTTCTATACTcctttatccaaaataaaaacaaaaaaaaatttcatgttaGACAGAAATAAGATGGAAGTAAACTattgctctttttctctgtgtgtattgttAAATGACAGTCATTTGATTGACAGACAATGGATTTATACATGTGGCTAGGCAGAGGAAAACATCTGTGTTCCTGAGAGCTGATTTCTTACTGCAGCCCTTAGCAACAGAACGGCTACTGATATTCTCAGTATTTACCCAGTTGGATCAGCGTTTCTGCTGCACCATTAGAGGTAACAGTCACGAAGGAAAAATTGGTTCAAAACTTAATGGCCTCTCCTCTACCTGACTGTGTGCTTTATAAATCCCCCTCTGGGCTTGTTTTCCTCCTCCGTTGCTGTACAGACTCCAAATGAGAAGTGGCATAAAATATGCTCCCCTCCTCACCTACAAAGGTACATTCCTTCACCTATTTTTAGTGCCTAAAGTATACCCTTTCCAGGGTATTTTAGTCTCTGATTTGGTGAGTTGGTTCCCATCACAGGAAatgcatcctccaaattacagtCCAGTCCACCACTGTTCACCAAACAGGCTGTCTGAACACAAACAGCCACCCAGTAATTTTCTCGAGTTGCTCGGGAGTGCCCTATGGCACTGCTGGATAGGACAGAAAGAGAAGGGTAGCAGTTTGCTTTTCTTCCATGCTCTTACTCCTTCCTTTATGAAGCCCTCATATTTGCTCCTTCTCTACCAGCTGCCTCTTGTggattttgagaagaaaaaactgTAACTGTCTCATGCTTGTTCACTGTTAATAGTGTGCAGATGACACCCACTTTAGTGAGAAGGCCAAagacagcagaagcagcagcatggGAGAAGCTGTCCATCATCCTGGGGTTGTGGTAGCTGTGAAAATAAAGATTTAGCTATCATTTTCCTCTTACCTGCTGGGATTCTTCCATCCGTGAGAAAGAGGTCACTGAatccttctcccagcagcctgTCTATTGGAGAATCTCGCCCCAAATCATAATCACTGTCTCCTGCTTCGCTGTCCCCACGACCACTGTCTTTCAAGCTGAATTTATCCATGTCTTGAAGGGCATATCTAGAAAGATCAGTGAAACCATAAAACACAATTTTATGCTTCAGCATTTAAGTTAACTTGAGACATAACAGCTCAGACAAAGGATAATTCATACCTATAGCTCCTGGAATACTTGTTTCCACGAAAACTTGGCCTTGGCTGATATTGCCCCTGATGAAGCATGGAGAGAAGCTGGGAAACCTGCTGGAAACCAAAGAGACAGAGCTGATTTctgaagagtgtgtgtgtatggggggggatGCTCAAGCATTcacaagggaaaaggagaggctTGTTATTACATGCCAAGCTCACAATTTCTGTATGTCAGTGATTTACATATGTTAGACCGTGCAGAAAGTGCAGCCAGCCGGGAAACACAGCTAAAATATATTGCAGGGAGAGTTGGATAATCTCAAAACACAGCTGAATTGCTCATTCTTGAAACGCTTGCTTTTAAATAGCTGCCTTCTTTTACAGTTCAGATAAAATggtcagacacacaaaaaaaaaaatactcaaaaagaTCCAGTAAAATACACTGCTAACCTACCTCATTAAAACAATGCCAGAAAACCATGTAAAGTTTTACAAGGACAGCATGCATGGGAATGAGATTCTGAAGGCCCAGGATCTTGACGTTTTTTAGGAGAGATTTTAACAAAGAGACTAAGTGGGtacctttactttttatttttttaacttcccaACATCTTACTCTGAGAAGTGAAGGAATTCGTGGAGAGTCCTGTGTGAGCTTCATACTTATCCCCTAACATCACACATATTACATGCAAAgtgaattatttattaaaaatagaagagTATGACAAAGGGCATATTTGAGATAGGGACACACTGCGAACTGAGTCCTGTGGGAACTGGATATTGCTACTTATCAACGACAGTCTTAAAAAGTGTGCTTACTGCTCAGCCTGTGAGCATTCACAGCTGACTGTGCTGGGCGATGTAGTCTATGTTCTTACCTCAACAGCAGGGGTGGCGTGGGTAAGTTCTAGTGAGAAATTCTCTGGCACGTGATTTGATGAGATGGTCACCAAACTGTTGAGTGACTGGTGACTGTTCTGACTCTGGCGGCTGCCCATCTGCCCCCTTTCCAAGGtgggagaggaagatggagaggatctgtgatgagatctgatGGGCAGGGTGCCATTGATGGTGGGTACCAGTGTAATGTCTCCTTTGTGAATCTGTCTGGATGGCCTTTTGGGGTGATGCTGGTAAGTGGATTCTGCCACCCTGCAGTTGTAGGATCTGGTGTCTTTCTTTTCCCGGTTACACCTCGTCGCAAAGAGTACCATAATAACCAGTAACACTGCACAGATTGCTCCTAAGGAAATAATGATGATCATGGACACATCCAAGGATGCTTGGCTGACAGAGGTCATGGCTGTGCTGGTCACAGATTCTGCGTAGTCGAAGATCATGCACTTTAGAAGGACTTTAGTGTGAAGGGGAGGATTGCCTTTGTCCTGGATGATAACAGAGAGTGCCCATTCTGTGGAGGGAAGGGATTCCATGCTGACATTGGTGTGAATGTCACATGATCTGGGATCCATGATGAAGATGTTCTCCTCGTTACCTGCTACTATGGAGCAGCTGAGTTCAGCATTTGCACCGGAGTCTCTGTCAACCGCCCTTATTCTTGTGACGTGAAAGCCACTTTCAGCTCCCTTGGGGATGGAGATTTCTGCAGTATTATTGTGCATGGCCGGCCCTATCACCACAGGGATGTTGTCATTCTCATCAATGATGGTCAGAACGACGGTGGTGTTGCTTGCAAGCTGCTTCTGGCTGCCTCCATCCCTTGCCTCCACCACAAAAGTGATCTGGCTTACTTCTTCATGATCAAAGATCCTGAGGGCGTAGATGGCACCATTAGATGGGTCAACGGTTACATATGTGGTAATGGAACTTCCCAAGACAAAACTCTCCAAAATGGTGTATGTCACATGTCCATTTTCACCGAGATCTGGATCTGTGGCTGTCACCGTGGTGATATAGGCCCCTGGTGAGTTATTCTCGGAGATGGCAAATTCATATCTGCTCCTCTGGAAGCGAGGTGGATTGTCATTTATGTCATTGATTTGAACAGTAAAATGTTTCACTGAAGAGAGGCTGGGTGTGCCCCTGTCCTCAGCAATCACAGTCAAACTATATTCAGATCTCTTCTCCCGATCCAGCGTGGCATTGGTCAAGATTAAGTAGTTGTTTTCATAGGACTTCTGAAGTTTAAAATGTCCATGCCCGTGAAGCTTACAGATTATTTCTCCATTCAGCCCAGAATCCTTGTCTTGAACTCGGACAATGGCAACAAATGTATCAATGGGATCCCCTTCTAAAACATAAGATACTTCTTCTTTTCCAGGGGGCATAAGGTTTATGCTAATTTCAGGCTTATTGTCATTGACATCCACAACCTTAATTATAATTTTGCAATGAGCAGGAATGGAATTGGGACCCAAATCTTGGGCTTGAACATCAATCTCATAGGACTTGGTGACCTCATAATCCACTGGCTTGAAAAGAGTCAAATGTCCCTTTTCTGAGTCGATCTTAAAAGTCTCTATAATTTTGGGAGCCACATGACTGCTGAAAGAATATACAATTTTCCCATTAGCGCCCTCATCTGGATCGGTGGCATTTAGATCCAGGAGCAAGGTTCCAACTGGGGAGTTTTCTAAGAGTTGTATTGTGTAAGAGGGCTGTTCAAAGGCAGGGCTGTTGTCGTTGGAATCCGAAATACTGATTTTCAGAATGGAGGAGCCAGACCTCTGGGGCACTCCCATGTCGGAGGCCGTGAGCTGAAGTTCGTAGCTCGCCTTCAGCTCGCGATCCAACTCCTTCACCACTATGAGTTCAGCGTATTTGGCCCCATCTGTCCTGGTCCGCACCTCGATATTGAAAAAATCATTGGCAGAGAGCGAGTAGGTGTGGAGGGAATTTTCCCCAACATCTGGGTCGAACGCACTGTCCAACGGGATTCGAGTCCCGACTGCCGCGCTCTCCGATATCTCAATGGGAATGACGGGTCTTGAGAATTGAGGGGAATTGTCATTAATGTCCAACACGTCCACTTCAATATGGAACAGCTGCAAATGCTCGGTCGGCAGAGTGAGCACATCAAACTCTATCGAACAGTTCAAGTTTTTTTGGCATAGTTGCTCGCGGTCGATTTTAGCCCCTATGCTGATTTCTCCGGTATTCTCATTTACCACTAGGAGAGGAGAATTCCCCCTTGGCATGGCTCGAAAACGAACGGCTGAAGGGTTCGGTAGCTTCAATAAAACGTCAGCTACATCTTCTGATAGTCTAGCAATTACCGATCCGACCCTCTGCTCCTCATAAATCCTGTATTTCAGATTCTTACCCAAGACATCGTAGCTGAAAAACGCCATCACAAGTGCAAGTGCGAGTCTAAAGTGCATTTTAGTATTCATTTGGTGCATTGGTCGGTTCCTATATTCCGTTCCCAGGGCGAGTTAAATCAGCCCGGCAATCCCAGCAACTTCCTCCCCGCCACTCAGAGCTCTAAGCTACATCAGGTCTCTGAGACTTGAAAGCGACTCTTAATCACACAGCAATTAGCAGCTCACAAACTTCAGTTTTCATACACACCGTGTGGAGACTTCCGGACGAGAGCGTGAAGTCCTCTCCTGGTGGGGGTGGCCGCCAGTCCTCCCGGCTGGGAGCAGCGTGTCACCTCGGCCTGGCTCCCCGCGTGGACTCCGTCCCCATCTATTGCAGGGTGCTGGCGGAGTCTGCAGTGTGTCTTTCCCGGGcgattcttgatttttttttctttttttcctttccttttctctgctcGACTGCAGACTAAACACCCGTGATTGCTGACTCCAGTCTGAAAAATCTCTACAACTTCACTTCAACTCAGACAAAGCTCTTTGCCTGGCGTGTGTTGAATTGCTTCCAGCCAATCAGCGAGCTTCCAAATCCGAAGCTGCTGGAGTCACCGGAGCGAGGGAGGGCGCGCGTGGAGGGTGGGAGCGGGAGGGTGTCGGGCGCGGGCTAGGGACTGGCGGGGGACGCGGGAGCGCGGCCGGGGGTGGGCTCCAGTCCTCCCcgcccctcctccatcctccatctaCTTTCCTCAAGCGTGCCGCGACAAAGGGGAGACAAATTAcagcaggaaaggaaaagaaagaaaaagaaaaaaggagagagaagaaaagaaagaaaaaggcagggaaaaaagagaaaaaagaaagcaggagaaaACTTTAAATCAACTTCTGGTCGCCTGTATTTATATGGCACATTAaatagttcttgttttttttttaattgccctTTTCTTCTGCCACAAACATGTAATCATCTGCTTTTCGGGGTCCCTTAAATGCTGGTTTCACTTAAAATACCTCCAAGCATTTTGTCGGTGGAGGAATTTAATAAAATGGGAAACTTG
This region includes:
- the Pcdh18 gene encoding protocadherin-18 isoform X2 encodes the protein MHQMNTKMHFRLALALVMAFFSYDVLGKNLKYRIYEEQRVGSVIARLSEDVADVLLKLPNPSAVRFRAMPRGNSPLLVVNENTGEISIGAKIDREQLCQKNLNCSIEFDVLTLPTEHLQLFHIEVDVLDINDNSPQFSRPVIPIEISESAAVGTRIPLDSAFDPDVGENSLHTYSLSANDFFNIEVRTRTDGAKYAELIVVKELDRELKASYELQLTASDMGVPQRSGSSILKISISDSNDNSPAFEQPSYTIQLLENSPVGTLLLDLNATDPDEGANGKIVYSFSSHVAPKIIETFKIDSEKGHLTLFKPVDYEVTKSYEIDVQAQDLGPNSIPAHCKIIIKVVDVNDNKPEISINLMPPGKEEVSYVLEGDPIDTFVAIVRVQDKDSGLNGEIICKLHGHGHFKLQKSYENNYLILTNATLDREKRSEYSLTVIAEDRGTPSLSSVKHFTVQINDINDNPPRFQRSRYEFAISENNSPGAYITTVTATDPDLGENGHVTYTILESFVLGSSITTYVTVDPSNGAIYALRIFDHEEVSQITFVVEARDGGSQKQLASNTTVVLTIIDENDNIPVVIGPAMHNNTAEISIPKGAESGFHVTRIRAVDRDSGANAELSCSIVAGNEENIFIMDPRSCDIHTNVSMESLPSTEWALSVIIQDKGNPPLHTKVLLKCMIFDYAESVTSTAMTSVSQASLDVSMIIIISLGAICAVLLVIMVLFATRCNREKKDTRSYNCRVAESTYQHHPKRPSRQIHKGDITLVPTINGTLPIRSHHRSSPSSSPTLERGQMGSRQSQNSHQSLNSLVTISSNHVPENFSLELTHATPAVEVSQLLSMLHQGQYQPRPSFRGNKYSRSYRYALQDMDKFSLKDSGRGDSEAGDSDYDLGRDSPIDRLLGEGFSDLFLTDGRIPAAMRLCTEECRVLGHSDQCWMPPLPSPSSDYRSNMFIPGEEFPAQPQQQLSHQGLDDDSQPAESGEKKKSFSTFGKDSPSDEDSGDSSTSSLLSEMSSVFQRLLPASLDTYSECGEVDRSNSLERRKGPAQAKTGGYPQGVAAWAASTHFQNPTSSSGTSLGTHSSVQPSSKWLPAMEEIPENYEEDDFDNVLNHLSDGKHELMDASELVAEINKLLQDVRQS
- the Pcdh18 gene encoding protocadherin-18 isoform X1 yields the protein MHQMNTKMHFRLALALVMAFFSYDVLGKNLKYRIYEEQRVGSVIARLSEDVADVLLKLPNPSAVRFRAMPRGNSPLLVVNENTGEISIGAKIDREQLCQKNLNCSIEFDVLTLPTEHLQLFHIEVDVLDINDNSPQFSRPVIPIEISESAAVGTRIPLDSAFDPDVGENSLHTYSLSANDFFNIEVRTRTDGAKYAELIVVKELDRELKASYELQLTASDMGVPQRSGSSILKISISDSNDNSPAFEQPSYTIQLLENSPVGTLLLDLNATDPDEGANGKIVYSFSSHVAPKIIETFKIDSEKGHLTLFKPVDYEVTKSYEIDVQAQDLGPNSIPAHCKIIIKVVDVNDNKPEISINLMPPGKEEVSYVLEGDPIDTFVAIVRVQDKDSGLNGEIICKLHGHGHFKLQKSYENNYLILTNATLDREKRSEYSLTVIAEDRGTPSLSSVKHFTVQINDINDNPPRFQRSRYEFAISENNSPGAYITTVTATDPDLGENGHVTYTILESFVLGSSITTYVTVDPSNGAIYALRIFDHEEVSQITFVVEARDGGSQKQLASNTTVVLTIIDENDNIPVVIGPAMHNNTAEISIPKGAESGFHVTRIRAVDRDSGANAELSCSIVAGNEENIFIMDPRSCDIHTNVSMESLPSTEWALSVIIQDKGNPPLHTKVLLKCMIFDYAESVTSTAMTSVSQASLDVSMIIIISLGAICAVLLVIMVLFATRCNREKKDTRSYNCRVAESTYQHHPKRPSRQIHKGDITLVPTINGTLPIRSHHRSSPSSSPTLERGQMGSRQSQNSHQSLNSLVTISSNHVPENFSLELTHATPAVEQVSQLLSMLHQGQYQPRPSFRGNKYSRSYRYALQDMDKFSLKDSGRGDSEAGDSDYDLGRDSPIDRLLGEGFSDLFLTDGRIPAAMRLCTEECRVLGHSDQCWMPPLPSPSSDYRSNMFIPGEEFPAQPQQQLSHQGLDDDSQPAESGEKKKSFSTFGKDSPSDEDSGDSSTSSLLSEMSSVFQRLLPASLDTYSECGEVDRSNSLERRKGPAQAKTGGYPQGVAAWAASTHFQNPTSSSGTSLGTHSSVQPSSKWLPAMEEIPENYEEDDFDNVLNHLSDGKHELMDASELVAEINKLLQDVRQS